The Hornefia porci genome contains the following window.
TGTCCCTGGATCTGGGGAACAAAGACAGCCTGGATGTGTTCGTGGATATCGGTACGAACGGAGAGGTCGCAGTTGCGGAGAACGGACGGATTCTGGTATGTTCTACGGCGGCCGGTCCGGCCTTTGAGGGTGCTGCGATCCGCCAGGGAATGCGGGCAACGGAAGGAGCCGTAGAGGGAGTCAGTCTTTGCGAAAGCGGCGCGGACATTGAGCTGAAGGTAATCGGAGACGTTTCGCCCGCGGGAATCTGCGGCTCCGGTCTGATCGACGCTGTTTCTGTCATGCTTTCTGCGGGGCTCATGGATCGTACAGGGAGAATCCTGACTGAGGATGAGGCTTTGTCTGCGGGGGTTTCTCCGCTGCTGGCGCGGCGGCTTGTTCTCCGGGATGAAGAGGCGTGCTTCGTTCTCCGGGAGCCGGATCCGGAAGGAAATTCAGCGGAAATCCTGCTGCGGCAGAGCGACATCCGGGAGGTGCAGCTCGCAAAGAGCGCCATCGTTTCCGGGATTCTGGCGCTGCTGAAGAAATCCGGGCATACGGCCGCGGAGGCGGACCATCTTTATCTTGCCGGAGCTTTCGGGAACTATATCCGGAAGGAGGCCGCCGTGAACATCGGACTGCTGCCCGACATTTCGCCCGACCGCATCATCGCGGTGGGAAACGCCGCAGGCGTCGGTGCCAGCCTGGCTTTGTTCGGCGACAAAGAAAAAGCCCGGGCCGAGCGCATCGCCGCATCTGCGGAGCACGTTGAGCTGGCCGGGTCGTCACTGTTTTATGATCTCTACATTGAAAATATGAATTTCTGAGGCGCGGTTCGGTCTGCGCCGGCTGCCGCGGCGGCTTTCGCCGATTATGCCGGAGCGGGAAGCAATTCGTATACTCCCCGCACGGACTGTTTTCACAGGCGGACGGTGAAGGTGATCAGGCCGGGGTCATTTTTCGCCGTAATTGTTCCGTGATGGGCTTCGACAATGGTTTTGGCGATGGAGAGCCCGAGACCGAAGTGTCCGGTTTTTCCGTTCCGCTCTTTTTCCACGCGGTAGAAGCGCTCAAAGATATGCGGAAGGTCCGCCTTCGGGATTGAGCTGCCGGTGTTGACGACTGTGATGACGGGGTGTTTGCCCTGTTCACGCAGCGTCATCTGAATGTCCCCGTTTTCCGGCGTATGTTCTATCGCGTTGTCCAGGAGAATGGCGCATACCCGGCGGAGGGCGTCGCCGTCGCCACAGTAATTGATGTTCTCCCCAATGTCGTAGGTGAGAGAAATGTTCTTCTCGAAGGCCGTGCTTTCCATGGACAGTGCGACTTCCTCGCATCCCTCCGACAGGGAGAACACCGTCTGATCCATGTGCAGCGTTTTTTCTTCTATGTAGGAGAAGGAAAGCAGCTCTGAAATCAGTCGGCTCATCCGTTCTGCTTCGGTCAGGATGTTACTGACAAGCTGGCGGCTGCTCTCGCGGTCACTGTCCGCAGAGAGCCGGTTCGGGGTTTTCGCGTCCCCGGCCGATTCAGCGTTCGGCATGTCTCCGCCGGTCGATTCTGTGTTCTGCGGCTGCCCGATGTTCATCGCGGTGACCGGCGCGTCCCCGGCCGATTCCTGATCCGCCAGGACCTGTGCATTGATGCGGATGGCGGCGACCGGCGTTTTCAGGTCGTGGCTGGCGTCGGAGATGAACTGCTTCTCACGCCGCAGCATTTCCTCGGCGGGCCGGGTCACGAACCTGGAAAGGTAGAGACTGACGCCCAGCAGCAGGAGCAGTCCGCCCAGCAGGAAGAAGATCCTCTTGAACATCCGCCGAAAGTCTGAGGACTGCATGGAGGCGTCCTGGAAGACGATATAGCTGGACCCGTCTTTGTTGCTGGCGCTGTAATACAGGTAATCCTGCCACTGGTAGGAGTCGTCGTCCTGCGCGCTGATGCCCCTGACTATTTTCGCGATGTCGGCCTTTTCATATTTTCCGTTGCTGGACTGGATACGCAGGATGGTCCCGTCTGATTTCACGGTGACGGCGTAGATGGGATTGGTCCCGCTGGTCTCGATATCGGAATCGTCCAGCTTCTCCTGGAAGGAGTCGCTTTCCGCGATTTCTCCGAGGGTGTACAAAGTATCGTACTTGTTCCAGTAATAGTCGGAGATGCAGTACACCGCAAACAGAGCGGTGAATACGATCGCGAACAGCAGCATCGTCACGATAACAAATTTTTTTCGCAGCTCTTTAATCATCGCGCCGGCTCCTCCAGGGAATACCCCACGTTCTTTGTCGTTACGATGGAAACTCCGGCCTGAATGAAACGGAGCTTCTTCCGGAGGAAGGAAATATACACTTCCAGATGATTGTACTCCGGCTCCTCCTCAGGATCCCAGACCCGGGAAATCAGCATATCCTTTGTCAGGATATGTCCCCCGTTGACCAGCAGATATTCCATCAGCTCGTATTCTTTGTGCCCGAGCTTGACCTTCCGGTCCCGGCACGACATCTCCTGGCGCGCCCGGCTCAGGGAAATGTCTCCGAAGGAAAGCTCCTCCGATTCACTGTAGTCTCCGCCGCGGATCCGCGCTCTGACACGGGCCAGCAGCTCCGCCGCGT
Protein-coding sequences here:
- a CDS encoding ASKHA domain-containing protein, whose amino-acid sequence is MADFRKCDGNCEACGKCRGERLLKELRSRKSELTYMPEGFRSAVDDSTADNEPADGNGSPAPGSSFANRPETGASESGDRPGSGYGVAFDIGTTTVVGLCWDLAKRELLATDAARNPQVVHGGDVISRIGYSVREEENLEEMRQLVIDCMNEILDGFLEKLPVRKTEIAEITAVGNTTMSHLLLGEDPEGLAASPFRPAFRGAVRESAAALGLRVPAETAFYLLPGIAGHVGSDITAGLMSLDLGNKDSLDVFVDIGTNGEVAVAENGRILVCSTAAGPAFEGAAIRQGMRATEGAVEGVSLCESGADIELKVIGDVSPAGICGSGLIDAVSVMLSAGLMDRTGRILTEDEALSAGVSPLLARRLVLRDEEACFVLREPDPEGNSAEILLRQSDIREVQLAKSAIVSGILALLKKSGHTAAEADHLYLAGAFGNYIRKEAAVNIGLLPDISPDRIIAVGNAAGVGASLALFGDKEKARAERIAASAEHVELAGSSLFYDLYIENMNF
- a CDS encoding sensor histidine kinase, yielding MIKELRKKFVIVTMLLFAIVFTALFAVYCISDYYWNKYDTLYTLGEIAESDSFQEKLDDSDIETSGTNPIYAVTVKSDGTILRIQSSNGKYEKADIAKIVRGISAQDDDSYQWQDYLYYSASNKDGSSYIVFQDASMQSSDFRRMFKRIFFLLGGLLLLLGVSLYLSRFVTRPAEEMLRREKQFISDASHDLKTPVAAIRINAQVLADQESAGDAPVTAMNIGQPQNTESTGGDMPNAESAGDAKTPNRLSADSDRESSRQLVSNILTEAERMSRLISELLSFSYIEEKTLHMDQTVFSLSEGCEEVALSMESTAFEKNISLTYDIGENINYCGDGDALRRVCAILLDNAIEHTPENGDIQMTLREQGKHPVITVVNTGSSIPKADLPHIFERFYRVEKERNGKTGHFGLGLSIAKTIVEAHHGTITAKNDPGLITFTVRL
- a CDS encoding response regulator transcription factor — translated: MRLLIVEDEKELADGLALLFERSGYTVNICYDGLSGLDEILSGVYDLVVLDIMLPGKDGISVLKTAREQGCRTQVIMLTAKSETMDKVQGLDCGADDYITKPFDAAELLARVRARIRGGDYSESEELSFGDISLSRARQEMSCRDRKVKLGHKEYELMEYLLVNGGHILTKDMLISRVWDPEEEPEYNHLEVYISFLRKKLRFIQAGVSIVTTKNVGYSLEEPAR